A single region of the Ciconia boyciana chromosome 13, ASM3463844v1, whole genome shotgun sequence genome encodes:
- the NTHL1 gene encoding endonuclease III-like protein 1 isoform X1 translates to MCAALSAGGGWAAARRLGRAGGAAGVSQVRSTASIPRRSRKRKSVAIAYESGQGDGAEQGTSEPQRPRWEPRDWRQQLERIREMRRNRDAPVDEMGVEKCYDSSAPPQVMRYQVLLSLMLSSQTKDQVTSAAMLRLRQHGLTVDSILQMDDATLGQIIYPVGFWRNKVKYIKQTTAILKQKYGGDIPRTVEELVQLPGVGPKMAHLAMNIAWDSVSGIAVDTHVHRITNRLKWVKKETRYPEETRAALEDWLPRDLWREINWLLVGFGQQTCLPVNPCCNECLNQDICPAAKRR, encoded by the exons ATGTGCGCGGCCCTGTCCGCCGGCGGGGGGTgggcggcggcccggcggctcggcagggccgggggggcggccggAG TGAGCCAGGTCCGCAGCACAGCCAGCATCCCGAGGcgcagcaggaagaggaagagcgTCGCCATAGCCTACGAATCTGGGCAGGGGGATGGTGCGGAGCAAGGGACGTCTGAGCCCCAGAGACCACGCTGGGAGCCAAGGGACTGGCGCCAGCAGCTGGAGCGCATCCGGGAAATGAGGAGGAACAGAGATGCTCCCGTCGATGAGATGGGAGTGGAGAAGTGTTACGACAGCAGCGCACCTCCACAG GTTATGCGCTACCAAGTTCTGCTGTCGCTGATGCTCTCCAGCCAGACCAAGGACCAGGTGACATCAGCTGCCATGCTGCGCCTGAGGCAGCACGGCCTCACGGTCGACAGTATTTTGCAGATGGATGATGCGACGCTTGGGCAGATCATTTACCCTGTAGGATTCTGGAGG AACAAGGTGAAGTACATAAAGCAGACGACAGCCATCCTGAAGCAGAAGTACGGGGGCGACATACCGAGAACCGTGGAGGAGCTGGTGCAGCTGCCAGGAGTTGGGCCCAAAATGGCCCACTTGGCCATGAACATTGCCTGGGACAGCGTGTCCGGGATAG CTGTGGACACCCATGTGCACAGGATCACAAACAGGCTGAAGTGGGTGAAGAAGGAGACCAGATACCCCGAGGAAACTCGGGCAGCGCTGGAGGACTGGCTGCCCAG GGATCTCTGGAGGGAGATAAACTGGCTCTTGGTGGGCTTTGGCCAGCAGACCTGCCTGCCTGTGAATCCTTGCTGCAACGAGTGCCTCAATCAAGACATTTGCCCAGCTGCTAAGAGACGCTGA
- the NTHL1 gene encoding endonuclease III-like protein 1 isoform X2: MRYQVLLSLMLSSQTKDQVTSAAMLRLRQHGLTVDSILQMDDATLGQIIYPVGFWRNKVKYIKQTTAILKQKYGGDIPRTVEELVQLPGVGPKMAHLAMNIAWDSVSGIAVDTHVHRITNRLKWVKKETRYPEETRAALEDWLPRDLWREINWLLVGFGQQTCLPVNPCCNECLNQDICPAAKRR, encoded by the exons ATGCGCTACCAAGTTCTGCTGTCGCTGATGCTCTCCAGCCAGACCAAGGACCAGGTGACATCAGCTGCCATGCTGCGCCTGAGGCAGCACGGCCTCACGGTCGACAGTATTTTGCAGATGGATGATGCGACGCTTGGGCAGATCATTTACCCTGTAGGATTCTGGAGG AACAAGGTGAAGTACATAAAGCAGACGACAGCCATCCTGAAGCAGAAGTACGGGGGCGACATACCGAGAACCGTGGAGGAGCTGGTGCAGCTGCCAGGAGTTGGGCCCAAAATGGCCCACTTGGCCATGAACATTGCCTGGGACAGCGTGTCCGGGATAG CTGTGGACACCCATGTGCACAGGATCACAAACAGGCTGAAGTGGGTGAAGAAGGAGACCAGATACCCCGAGGAAACTCGGGCAGCGCTGGAGGACTGGCTGCCCAG GGATCTCTGGAGGGAGATAAACTGGCTCTTGGTGGGCTTTGGCCAGCAGACCTGCCTGCCTGTGAATCCTTGCTGCAACGAGTGCCTCAATCAAGACATTTGCCCAGCTGCTAAGAGACGCTGA